DNA from Microbacterium sp. SORGH_AS_0969:
AGCGGCGCAGGGGTGGAGCTGTGACCTCGCGCGTCTCCGCGGCGATCGAAGCCGCCCACGCCGAAGGTCGCGGCGCGTTCGTCGCCTACCTGCCCGCCGGATTTCCCGACGTCGCCACGAGCATCGAGGCCATCATTGCCCTGGCCGAGGCCGGCGCCGACGTCATCGAACTCGGCCCTCCGTACAGCGACCCGGTCATGGACGGTCTGGTCATCCAGGAGGCGACCCAGACGGCCCTCGCCAACGGCTTCCGTATGCGCGATCTCTTCACGATCATCCGCGAGGTCACGGCACGTACAGATGTCCCGATCCTGGTCATGACGTACTGGAACCTCGTCGAGCAGTACGGCGTCGACCGCTACGCCGACGAGCTCGTCGCCGCCGGGGGAGCGGGGCTCATCACCCCCGACATCACGCCCGACGCCGCCGCCGCGTGGATCGCCACGAGCGAGCGAACCGGCCTCGACCGGGTGTTCCTCGCCGCCCCCACCTCGACCGACGAGCGCCTGCGCATGATCGTCGAGGCCTCGACGGGCTTCGTCTACACCGTTTCGACGATGGGGATCACCGGGGAGCGGGCCGAGCTGGATGCCGCCGCCCGACGACTCGTCGAACGACTGCGAGCGCACGGTGCCGACCACGCGTGCGTCGGTATCGGCATCTCCAACGCCGCTCAGGTGGCCGGAGTGGTCGAGTACGCCGACGGCGCGATCGTCGGAACCGCCCTGGTGAAGGCGCTCCGTGACGGCGGTGTCGAGGGTCTGTCCACCCTCGCACGCGAGCTGTCCGCGGGCACGGCGCGGCGCGCCTAGACTCTTTCGCATGACGTTCGCCCTCTCGAGCGCCGCCTCCGGCGTGCTCGCCAGCATTCCGAGCCCGACGATCTCCTACGTCGATCTCGGTCCGTTCCGCATCCACTTCTATGCCCTGTGCATCGTCGCGGGCATCATCGTCGCCCTGCTTCTCACGAACGCACGGCTG
Protein-coding regions in this window:
- the trpA gene encoding tryptophan synthase subunit alpha, translating into MTSRVSAAIEAAHAEGRGAFVAYLPAGFPDVATSIEAIIALAEAGADVIELGPPYSDPVMDGLVIQEATQTALANGFRMRDLFTIIREVTARTDVPILVMTYWNLVEQYGVDRYADELVAAGGAGLITPDITPDAAAAWIATSERTGLDRVFLAAPTSTDERLRMIVEASTGFVYTVSTMGITGERAELDAAARRLVERLRAHGADHACVGIGISNAAQVAGVVEYADGAIVGTALVKALRDGGVEGLSTLARELSAGTARRA